A region of Vigna radiata var. radiata cultivar VC1973A chromosome 6, Vradiata_ver6, whole genome shotgun sequence DNA encodes the following proteins:
- the LOC106763257 gene encoding uncharacterized protein LOC106763257, with protein MRNEITTFVQQETESLYEAWERYKELMRKCPHHALPEWLQVQIFYNGLSPSFKAILDATSGGSFNLKTPEEALETLELMANNTVNMQFDRQNRKVGVLEVNTLDAILAQNKLLTQQITDLTQKLGNMQANNVNTRSPGCDFCGGMHENGECQATHQEAQVNAVGQQQNQFSTNLNANWRPQQTRPWSNPIQSNPPRPLYQYQAQPNNQGNEMYTLENALEKLTMQTSTFVEQTSNFMNETRTNFKNQEASIRNLENQIGQLSRQLSERSPGTFPSDTIPNPREQCKAIQLRSGRVLESEKRSEMEREKNKRVDEIVEESAEKEIERKCEEKEKGEKNQESEKKMREYVPTIPFPQRLEKQEQAKQFARFLYVFKKLHINIPFAEALEQMPSYAKFMKDLLSKKRKL; from the coding sequence ATGAGAAATGAGATCACCACCTTTGTGCAGCAAGAAACTGAATCCTTATATGAGGCATGGGAAAGGTATAAGGAGCTAATGAGGAAATGTCCACATCATGCTCTACCTGAATGGTTGCAAGTGCAGATTTTCTATAATGGTCTTTCACCCTCTTTTAAGGCAATTTTAGATGCAACAAGTGGAGGATCATTCAATTTGAAAACACCAGAGGAAGCTTTGGAGACTCTAGAATTAATGGCGAACAACACAGTGAATATGCAGTTTGACCGTCAAAATAGAAAAGTTGGAGTGTTGGAGGTTAATACTTTGGATGCTATCTTAGCCCAAAACAAGTTGTTAACACAGCAAATCACTGATTTGACTCAGAAGCTGGGAAATATGCAAGCAAATAATGTGAATACAAGATCTCCAGGGTGTGATTTCTGTGGAGGAATGCATGAGAATGGTGAATGCCAGGCCACTCACCAAGAGGCACAAGTTAATGCAGTGGgacaacaacagaatcaatttTCTACCAACCTTAATGCAAATTGGAGGCCCCAACAAACTAGACCTTGGAGTAATCCAATCCAATCTAACCCACCAAGGCCTCTATATCAATATCAAGCTCAACCCAACAATCAAGGAAACGAGATGTATACGTTGGAAAATGCACTAGAGAAACTAACTATGCAAACTTCTACCTTTGTGGAGCAGACATCAAATTTCATGAATGAGACAAGGACAAACTTCAAGAACCAGGAAGCTTCAATCAGAAATTTGGAGAACCAGATTGGTCAGCTTTCAAGACAACTCTCAGAGAGATCTCCTGGCACATTCCCTAGTGACACAATACCAAACCCAAGGGAACAATGCAAAGCAATTCAATTGAGGAGTGGAAGAGTATTAGAGAGTGAAAAAAGGAGTGagatggagagagagaaaaataaaagagttgatGAAATAGTAGAAGAGAGTGctgaaaaagaaattgagagaaaatgtgaggagaaggagaagggagAAAAAAATCAAGAGAGTGAGAAAAAGATGCGTGAGTATGTCCCTACAATTCCATTCCCTCAAAGATTGGAGAAGCAAGAACAAGCCAAGCAATTTGCAAGATTTCTTTATGTCTTTAAGAAGCTCCACATTAATATTCCATTTGCTGAAGCATTGGAGCAAATGCCAAGTTATGCTAAATTCATGAAAGACTTGTTGTCAAAGAAAAGGAAGCTCTAA